The Pseudomonas nunensis genome includes the window GTCTTCAGCTCTTCAATGCTGTAAGCGTCCTTGAGCGGAGCAATGTCCTTGCCCACGGACGGGCCTTGGCCACCGACATTGGAAGTGGTGAAAAACACCGGCTCGATAAGATCGAAATCCTGCTCTTCCAGCATCCGCTGCATGAGCACGGAACCGACCATACCGCGCCAACCGATCAGACCTACACGTTTCATCGCAACTACACCTTCTTTAAAAAGTGGGCCGCTGCTTTCGAAGTTGAAAGTGGCAGCGGGCCCGAGAGATTACAGATTCCGCAGCGCGGCGACTACTGCGTCACCCATTTCCTGCGTACCGACTTTAGTGCAACCGGTCGACCAGATGTCGCCAGTGCGCAGGCCCTGGTCCAAAACCAGACTGACGGCCTTCTCGATCGCATCCGCCGCATCCTGCAAGTTGAAGCTGTAACGCAGCATCATCGACACCGACAAAATGGTCGCCAACGGGTTGGCAATGCCTTTGCCCGCGATGTCCGGCGCCGAACCGTGGCACGGCTCGTACATGCCCTTGTTGTTGGTGTCCAGGGACGCCGAGGGCAGCATGCCGATGGAACCGGTGAGCATCGATGCCTGGTCCGACAGGATGTCGCCGAACATGTTATCGGTGACGATCACGTCGAACTGCTTCGGTGCACGCACCAGTTGCATCGCGGCGTTGTCGACGTACATGTGGCTCAGTTCGACTTCAGGGTAATCCTTGGCCACTTCTTCGACAATTTCACGCCACAGTTGGCTGGAGGCCAGTACGTTGGCCTTGTCCACCGAGCAGAGCTTCTTGCCACGAACCATGGCCATGTCGAAACCGACACGGGCGATACGGCGGATTTCGCTTTCGCTGTACGGCAGCGTGTCGTAGGACTGACGTTCGCCGTTTTCCAGGGTACGCGTACCGCGTGGCGCGCCGAAGTAGATGCCGCCGGTCAGTTCACGGACGATCAGGATGTCCAGGCCCGCGACGATTTCAGGCTTCAGGCTCGACGCCTCGGCCAGTTGCGGGTACAGGATCGCCGGACGCAGGTTGCCGAACAGGCCCAGTTGCGCACGAATTTTCAGCAGGCCGCGCTCAGGGCGGATATCACGCTCGATGGTGTCCCATTTCGGGCCGCCCACGGCGCCCAGCAGTACCGCATCTGCAGCGCGCGCGCGATCCAGGGTTTCGTCAGCCAGCGGCACGCCGTGCTTGTCGATGGCGGCGCCACCGATCACGTCGTGGCTCAGCTCGAAGCCCAGGCTGTACTTGGTGTTGGCCAGTTCCAGCACTTTGACTGCTTCGGCCATGATTTCCGGGCCAATACCGTCACCTGGGAGAATCAGAATCTGCTTGCTCATGCTTTCCTCATGTCATCAGTCGGTGTGCCCTCAGGCACACCCGGAAAAATTCTATCGCTTATCTTTCAGCCATCAGCACCAGTACATCTGTACTGAACGAACCATCGGCCTCAATCTCAAAATATTCGCGTACTTCATTGCCCATCGACTGCTGCAACTCGCGGATCGCCGCGCGCATCACTTGCGGTGTGCGCATGCGTTCGACCCAGCTGTTGTACTCCAGACGCAGCCGCTGACGCGTGGCGCTGCGGGTATGCAACCCCGCTTCGCTGACCTGGCGCAACCACTCGCCAGCAGAATAATCGCGTACATGGCTGGTGTCGCGCAGCACTTCGACGCTTTGCAGGTAGGTGTCGAACAACGGACTGCCGGGCGACAGCACGTCGACGAACGCCGCCACGCCGCCCGGCTTCAGCACCCGGCGCACTTCCCGCAGAGCCAGGCCGAGATCGCTCCAATGGTGCGCCGAATAACGGCTGAACACGAAGTCGAACTCGCCATCGGCGAACGGCAGGCGCTCGGCGGCACCGTTGACCGTGGTGACATTGCTGAAACCACGATCAGTCGCTGCGGCAGCCACCACGTCGAGCATTTGCTGGGACAAGTCGTAGGCCACGACTTCTTTCACCAACGCGGCGACGTGGAAACTCACGTGACCGGCACCGCAACCCAGGTCCAGCACGCGGGCGTTGCCCTGCCCGGCCAGTTCAGCCTGTAGCAGCGCGAATTCAGTGCCTTGAGCGTGAACGGCACTGCTCAGGTAGGCCGAGGCCTGTTCACCGAATTGCTTTTGTACGACTTGGCTGTGCTGGGTCATGGGGACTTCCTTTTTGGGGTTTAGTCTTGTGGTGTCTGGGCTGCCGTCTTCGCGAGCAAGCCCGCTCCCACATTGGAATTTCGTCGTTCACAAAACCCCTGTGGGAGCGGGCTTGCTCGCGAAGAGGCCGGCCCTGTCTACATCAATCCCGGATCAATCAAACATCGCGAAACAACCAGGGCTGGCTCGCCCGGTGCTTGCTTTCAAACGACGCAATCGCCTCGTGGTCCATCAATGTCAGACCGATATCGTCCAGACCATTCACCAGGCAATGCTTGCGGAATTCATCCAGCTCAAAGTTGTAGACCTTGCCATCCGGCCGGGTCACGGTCTGGGCTTCAAGGTCGACGGTCAACTGGTAGCCAGGATTCGCTTCGACTTGCTGGAACAGCTCATCCACCTCAGCGTCGCTCAAGATGATCGGCAACAAGCCGTTCTTGAAGCTGTTGTTGTAGAAGATGTCGGCATAGCTCGGCGCGATGATGCTGCGGAAACCGTACTCTTCCAGGGCCCACGGCGCGTGTTCACGGCTGGAGCCGCAACCGAAGTTCTCGCGAGCCAGCAACACGCTGGCGCCTTGATAACGCTCGGCGTTGAGCACGAAATCCTTGTTCAGTGGACGCTTGGAGTTGTCCTGGTAGGCATAGCCCACGTCCAGGTAGCGCCACTCGTCAAACAGGTTCGGACCAAAACCGGTGCGCTTGATCGACTTCAGAAACTGCTTCGGAATGATCTGGTCGGTGTCGACGTTGGCTCGGTCCAATGGCGCGACCAAACCGGTGTGTTGGGTAAAAGCTCTCATGTGCGGTTCCTCAGATCAGTTCGCGAACGTCGATGAAACGACCGTTGACGGCAGCCGCCGCGGCCATGGCCGGGCTCACCAGGTGCGTACGGCCACCGGCGCCCTGACGCCCTTCGAAGTTGCGGTTGGAGGTCGAGGCGCAATGCTCGCCCGATTCCAAACGGTCCGGGTTCATCGCCAGGCACATCGAGCAACCCGGTTCACGCCACTCGAAACCGGCTTCGAGGAAAATCTTGTCCAGGCCTTCAGCCTCGGCTTGCGCCTTCACCAGGCCCGAGCCCGGCACCACGATGGCTTGCTTGATCGTCGAAGCGACTTTGCGGCCCTTGGCGATCACCGCCGCAGCGCGCAGGTCTTCGATCCGCGAGTTGGTGCAGGAACCAATGAATACGCGGTCCAGCTGAATATCGGTGATCGCCTGATTGGCGCTCAAACCCATGTATTTCAAGGCGCGTTCGATGGAACCGCGTTTGACCAGGTCCATTTCCTTTGCCGGGTCCGGCACGTTCTGATCAACCGCCAAGACCATCTCGGGCGACGTGCCCCAGCTGACTTGTGGCTTGATCTGGGTCGCGTCGAGCTTGACCACGGTGTCGAACACCGCATCGGTGTCGGAAACCAGGTCTTTCCAGGCTTCGACCGCCATGTCCCATTCCGCGCCTTTCGGAGCGAATGGACGGCCCTTGACGTATTCCACGGTTTTTTCGTCTGCGGCTACCAGACCTACGCGAGCGCCAGCCTCGATGGACATGTTGCAGATAGTCATGCGGCCTTCGATGGACAAGTCGCGAATCGCGCTGCCAGCGAACTCGATGGCGTGGCCGTTACCGCCGGCGGTGCCGATCTTGCCGATCACCGCGAGCACGATGTCCTTGGCCGTCACGCCGAACGGCAATTTGCCTTCGACCGACACCAGCATATTTTTCATTTTCTTGGCGACCAGGCACTGCGTGGCGAACACATGCTCGACCTCGGAAGTGCCGATGCCGTGGGCCAATGCGCCGAATGCGCCGTGGGTCGAGGTGTGCGAGTCGCCGCAAACCACGGTCATGCCCGGCAACGTAGCGCCCTGCTCCGGGCCGATCACGTGAACGATGCCCTGACGCACGTCATTCATTTTGAACTCGGTGATGCCGTATTCGTCGCAATAGTCATCGAGGGTCTGAACCTGCAAACGCGAGACCTGGTCGGTAATCGCTTCGATGCCGCCCTTGCGATCCGGGGTGGTCGGCACGTTGTGGTCCGGGGTGGCGATGATCGAGTCGACGCGCCAAGGCTTGCGCCCGGCCAGACGCAGGCCTTCGAAAGCTTGGGGCGAAGTCACTTCATGGATGATGTGGCGGTCGATATAGATCAGCGACGACCCATCGTCGCGCCGTTTCACTTCATGGGAATCCCAGAGCTTGTCGTAAAGCGTTTTGCCGGCCATCAGACGGTCCTCATCAGCTTGCTTCTATTTTCTATGCCTTGGGTTGTGCAGCGGTTCAATAACCCCTTGGCTTGTGAGGTCGATCCTAGGGGGTTACATTAAATAACTCAAATTCATATTTTTTATGCTTTGGATAACCAACTGGAATACATGAATGGATCTGGCCAACCTCAACGCCTTTATCGCGATTGCCGAGACCGGGAGTTTCTCCGGCGCGGGCGAACGGCTGCACCTGACCCAACCGGCGATCAGCAAGCGCATCGCCGGGCTGGAACAGCAATTGAAGGTGCGCCTGTTCGATCGCCTGGGCCGTGAAGTCGGCCTGACCGAGGCCGGGCGCGCCCTGCTGCCGCGGGCTTATCAGATTCTCAACGTGCTGGACGACACCCGCCGCGCCCTGACCAACCTGACCGGTGAAGTGAGCGGTCGCCTGACCTTGGCCACCAGTCACCACATCGGCCTGCACCGTTTGCCGCCCTTATTAAGGGAGTTCACCCGTCGTTACCCACAGGTCGCGCTGGATATTCAGTTCCTCGATTCGGAAGTGGCCTACGAAGAAATCCTGCATGGCCGCGCCGAACTGGCGGTCATCACCCTGGCGCCGGAGCCCCATGCGCTGGTCAAGGCCACGCCGGTGTGGGACGACCCGCTGGACTTCGTGGTCGCCCCGGAGCACTCGCTGATCAGCAACGGCCCGGTCACCCTCGCGGATATTGCTCTGCACCCGGCGGTTTTCCCCGGAGGCAACACGTTCACCCACCACATCGTCCAGCGTCTGTTCGAAGCGCAGGGCCTGACGCCGAACATTGCCATGAGCACGAATTATCTGGAAACCATCAAGATGATGGTCTCGATCGGCCTGGCCTGGAGCGTTTTGCCGCGCACCATGCTCGATGATCAGGTGGCGCGTATAGCTTTGCCGGGCATACAGCTCACTCGCGAGCTAGGCTATATCCTGCACACAGAAAGGACGCTTTCGAATGCGGCACGCGCCTTTATGGCCCTGCTGGATGCACAAATTGATCTGCCAAGGACCCACGGCTAACTTGTGCTACTCCTATAGAGCTGCAAAACCCCGTGCCTAACGCCCCATTCAGCCCAAGGCCTGCTGCCAATGCCCAAATCTGTTGACCGTATTCCGCCGATGCCGCGTATTCAGGCCATTGACCCGCAGCGGTCGGAGCAGAGCTGGGAAAGCGCGCCGCAGCTGTTGGCCGCGCTGAACGGCGCGCGCCTGGGGGCGTGGTATTGGGACATCGAACGCGGGCAGATCAGTTGGTCCCGGGGCACCCAGGCACTGTTTGGTTTCGACCCCAAGCAGCCCTTGCCGGCGGACCTCGAATACTTGGACCTGCTGCCCCCGGAAGACCGGGCGAAAACCATTCGCGCGTTCCATCAGGTGATCGCCGGCGCTCCGCTGGAACAGGCGATGCATCACCGCATCCGCTGGCCCGACGGCAGTCTGCACTGGCTGGAGATCAACGGCAGCCTGTTGCCGGACAAGCACGGCCGGCCACGAATGATCGGGGTGATTCGCGAGATCACCCACCAGCGGCAGCGGGAACAGGCCCTGAGCAGCTCGGAAAAGCGCTTCGCCACGCTGTTCCATCTGTGCCCGAACATGGTGCTGCTGACCCGTCAGGAAGACGGCTTGATCAGCGAGGCCAACCAATATTTCGAAAGCCTGTTCGGCTGGCCGGTGCAAAGCGTCATTGGCCGCACCACTCTGGAACTGGGCCTGTGGGTGCATCCTGAGCAACGTGCATTGCTGGTCAAGGCGACCAAGGCCAAGGGCGAATTGATCAACATGGAAGTGCAGTTTCGCGCCAGCAACGGCCAGGTCCACGATGGCATTCTCAGCGCGCAAAAGGTCGAGCTCGAAGGCCAGCCGTATTTGTTGAGTACGTTCCTCGACACCACTGAACGCAAAGCCGCCGAACATGCGCTCAAGGACAGCCAGGAACGCCTCGACCTGGCTCTGGACTCGGCGCAGCTCGGTACGTGGGACTGGCACATCCCCAGCGGCATGCTCTACGGCTCGGCGCGGGCGGCACAGCTGCACGGCATGGAGCCCAAGCCATTCCATGAAGCCTTCGATGAATTCTTCGAAGGCGTGCCCGGCGAAGAACGCAACAGCATGCGCAATGCCTACCGCAGCTTGCGCGAAGGCCCGGCCGGCAATTATCAACTGACCTATCGCGTGCAATTGGCCGATGGCAGCTCGCGCTTCCTGGAAAGCCGTGCGCGGCTCTATCGCGATGAAAACGGCCAGCCGCTGCGCATGGCCGGTACCCTGCTGGACATCACCGATCAGGTCGAACGCGAGCAGCAACTGGTGGCCTCGGAGGAGAAATTCGCCACGCTGTTCCAGGTCAGCCCCGACCCGATCTGCGTGACTCGCCAGGACAGTGGCCAGTTCATCGAGATCAATTCCAGTTTCACCCAGATTTTCGGCTGGACCACCGACGACGTGATCGGCCGCAGCGCCGATGAAATCGGCCTGTGGGACGCTTCAGCGAAAAGCCTGCAACGGATCGAGCAAGTGATCCGCGAGCAAGGCCTGAGCAACGTCGCGATCCTCGTTCAGCACAAGGACGGGCAAACCCTGACCTGTGTGATTTCCAGCCGACAGATCAGCGTCGGCGAACAACCGTGCATCGTCACCACCCTGCGCGACATCACCCAGCAACAGCGTTCGGAAGCGGCGCTCAAGGCCAGCGAAGAGAAATTCGCCAAGGCGTTCCACTCCAGCCCCGACGCCATCACCATTACTGAACGCGACACCGGGCGCTATCTGGAGGTCAACGACGGTTTCTGCCGCCTGACCGGCTATCGCGCCGATGAAGTGGTCGGCAAAACCGTGTATCAAGTCGGCATCTGGGCGGAAGAAAAACAACGTTCGTCGCTGCTGGCCGAGTTGCAGATCAAGGGTCGCGTGCACCACCAGGAGATGCTCGGGCGCAATAAACGCGGGGAACTGCTCACCGTCGAAGTCTCGGTAGAACCGATCACCCTCAACGAAACCGCGTGCCTGCTGCTGACCGCTCGCGACGTCAGCCTGTTGAAAAACGCCGAAGCGCAGATCCGTCACCTCGCCTACCACGACCCGCTGACCAACCTGCCCAACCGCGCACTGTTGATGGATCGCCTGAGCCAGCAGATTGCCCTGCTCAAGCGCCACAACCTGCGTGGCGCCTTGATGTTTCTCGACCTCGACCACTTCAAGCACATCAACGACTCCCTCGGTCACCCGGTCGGCGACACGGTACTGAAGATCATCACCGCGCGCCTCGAAGCCAGCGTGCGCATGGAAGACACCGTAGCGCGCCTCGGTGGTGACGAGTTTGTGGTGCTGCTCAGCGGCCTGGAAGGTTCGCGCA containing:
- the leuB gene encoding 3-isopropylmalate dehydrogenase yields the protein MSKQILILPGDGIGPEIMAEAVKVLELANTKYSLGFELSHDVIGGAAIDKHGVPLADETLDRARAADAVLLGAVGGPKWDTIERDIRPERGLLKIRAQLGLFGNLRPAILYPQLAEASSLKPEIVAGLDILIVRELTGGIYFGAPRGTRTLENGERQSYDTLPYSESEIRRIARVGFDMAMVRGKKLCSVDKANVLASSQLWREIVEEVAKDYPEVELSHMYVDNAAMQLVRAPKQFDVIVTDNMFGDILSDQASMLTGSIGMLPSASLDTNNKGMYEPCHGSAPDIAGKGIANPLATILSVSMMLRYSFNLQDAADAIEKAVSLVLDQGLRTGDIWSTGCTKVGTQEMGDAVVAALRNL
- a CDS encoding class I SAM-dependent methyltransferase, with product MTQHSQVVQKQFGEQASAYLSSAVHAQGTEFALLQAELAGQGNARVLDLGCGAGHVSFHVAALVKEVVAYDLSQQMLDVVAAAATDRGFSNVTTVNGAAERLPFADGEFDFVFSRYSAHHWSDLGLALREVRRVLKPGGVAAFVDVLSPGSPLFDTYLQSVEVLRDTSHVRDYSAGEWLRQVSEAGLHTRSATRQRLRLEYNSWVERMRTPQVMRAAIRELQQSMGNEVREYFEIEADGSFSTDVLVLMAER
- the leuD gene encoding 3-isopropylmalate dehydratase small subunit: MRAFTQHTGLVAPLDRANVDTDQIIPKQFLKSIKRTGFGPNLFDEWRYLDVGYAYQDNSKRPLNKDFVLNAERYQGASVLLARENFGCGSSREHAPWALEEYGFRSIIAPSYADIFYNNSFKNGLLPIILSDAEVDELFQQVEANPGYQLTVDLEAQTVTRPDGKVYNFELDEFRKHCLVNGLDDIGLTLMDHEAIASFESKHRASQPWLFRDV
- the leuC gene encoding 3-isopropylmalate dehydratase large subunit, whose translation is MAGKTLYDKLWDSHEVKRRDDGSSLIYIDRHIIHEVTSPQAFEGLRLAGRKPWRVDSIIATPDHNVPTTPDRKGGIEAITDQVSRLQVQTLDDYCDEYGITEFKMNDVRQGIVHVIGPEQGATLPGMTVVCGDSHTSTHGAFGALAHGIGTSEVEHVFATQCLVAKKMKNMLVSVEGKLPFGVTAKDIVLAVIGKIGTAGGNGHAIEFAGSAIRDLSIEGRMTICNMSIEAGARVGLVAADEKTVEYVKGRPFAPKGAEWDMAVEAWKDLVSDTDAVFDTVVKLDATQIKPQVSWGTSPEMVLAVDQNVPDPAKEMDLVKRGSIERALKYMGLSANQAITDIQLDRVFIGSCTNSRIEDLRAAAVIAKGRKVASTIKQAIVVPGSGLVKAQAEAEGLDKIFLEAGFEWREPGCSMCLAMNPDRLESGEHCASTSNRNFEGRQGAGGRTHLVSPAMAAAAAVNGRFIDVRELI
- a CDS encoding LysR family transcriptional regulator produces the protein MDLANLNAFIAIAETGSFSGAGERLHLTQPAISKRIAGLEQQLKVRLFDRLGREVGLTEAGRALLPRAYQILNVLDDTRRALTNLTGEVSGRLTLATSHHIGLHRLPPLLREFTRRYPQVALDIQFLDSEVAYEEILHGRAELAVITLAPEPHALVKATPVWDDPLDFVVAPEHSLISNGPVTLADIALHPAVFPGGNTFTHHIVQRLFEAQGLTPNIAMSTNYLETIKMMVSIGLAWSVLPRTMLDDQVARIALPGIQLTRELGYILHTERTLSNAARAFMALLDAQIDLPRTHG
- a CDS encoding sensor domain-containing protein produces the protein MPKSVDRIPPMPRIQAIDPQRSEQSWESAPQLLAALNGARLGAWYWDIERGQISWSRGTQALFGFDPKQPLPADLEYLDLLPPEDRAKTIRAFHQVIAGAPLEQAMHHRIRWPDGSLHWLEINGSLLPDKHGRPRMIGVIREITHQRQREQALSSSEKRFATLFHLCPNMVLLTRQEDGLISEANQYFESLFGWPVQSVIGRTTLELGLWVHPEQRALLVKATKAKGELINMEVQFRASNGQVHDGILSAQKVELEGQPYLLSTFLDTTERKAAEHALKDSQERLDLALDSAQLGTWDWHIPSGMLYGSARAAQLHGMEPKPFHEAFDEFFEGVPGEERNSMRNAYRSLREGPAGNYQLTYRVQLADGSSRFLESRARLYRDENGQPLRMAGTLLDITDQVEREQQLVASEEKFATLFQVSPDPICVTRQDSGQFIEINSSFTQIFGWTTDDVIGRSADEIGLWDASAKSLQRIEQVIREQGLSNVAILVQHKDGQTLTCVISSRQISVGEQPCIVTTLRDITQQQRSEAALKASEEKFAKAFHSSPDAITITERDTGRYLEVNDGFCRLTGYRADEVVGKTVYQVGIWAEEKQRSSLLAELQIKGRVHHQEMLGRNKRGELLTVEVSVEPITLNETACLLLTARDVSLLKNAEAQIRHLAYHDPLTNLPNRALLMDRLSQQIALLKRHNLRGALMFLDLDHFKHINDSLGHPVGDTVLKIITARLEASVRMEDTVARLGGDEFVVLLSGLEGSRSEVSEQVRDLADTLRELLSEPMFLDGQRLQVTPSIGIALIPDHGSTPTDLLKRADIALYRAKDSGRNTTQMYHNTMQKAASERLRMETDLRLALSRGEFSVHYQPQVDAQDNRIIGAEALVRWNHPELGAQSPTEFIKVLEDSGLILEVGTWILDEACDAFKQLIAKGLIDPLNFSLCVNISPRQFRQNDFVERIERSLSSHGLPCSLLKLEITEGIVIQNLEDTINKMRRLKKLGVSFAMDDFGTGYSSLTYLKRLPVDTLKIDQSFIRDATTDPNDAEIIRAIVAMARSLALEVIAEGVETPEQLEFLQGLGCHLYQGYLHSRPLPVEAFQTLLK